The following proteins are encoded in a genomic region of Methylibium petroleiphilum PM1:
- a CDS encoding DUF1289 domain-containing protein: MSPTHGRPTTRDDDVTPVASPCIDICRIDAASGWCEGCYRTIDEIAAWSRLDDAGKRAVWLQLDVRRKPEESAG; the protein is encoded by the coding sequence ATGAGCCCGACGCACGGCCGCCCGACGACGAGGGACGACGACGTGACGCCGGTCGCCTCGCCGTGCATCGACATCTGCCGCATCGACGCGGCCAGTGGCTGGTGCGAGGGCTGCTACCGGACGATCGACGAGATCGCCGCCTGGTCGCGCCTCGACGATGCCGGCAAGCGCGCCGTCTGGCTGCAGCTCGACGTGCGGCGCAAGCCGGAGGAGTCCGCAGGATGA
- a CDS encoding hydroxymethylglutaryl-CoA lyase, with protein sequence MLPSRVTLVDVGPRDGLQNEKQPVAAEHKIELVHRLQSAGLREIEVTSFVSPKWVPQMADNAQVMAGLRRRAGVRYSVLVPNLKGLEAALQPARDGWPDEVVVFGAASEAFSQKNINCSIAESIERFAPVVAAAREAGIKVRGAISCALACPYEGEVSPDRVEQVVRLMQGIGVQHVGVADTIGVGTPRRVQAAMERALKHYPLAEVSGHFHDTYGQALANIYACLELGVHCFDASVAGLGGCPYAKGATGNVATEDVVFLLHGLGIETGIDLDALVDTAAFVSGVLGRKPVSCVANAVLAKRGVPA encoded by the coding sequence ATGTTGCCGAGCCGGGTGACGCTGGTCGACGTCGGTCCACGGGACGGTCTGCAGAACGAGAAGCAGCCGGTCGCTGCAGAGCACAAGATCGAATTGGTGCATCGGCTGCAGTCCGCCGGATTGCGCGAGATCGAGGTCACGAGTTTCGTCAGCCCGAAATGGGTGCCGCAGATGGCCGACAACGCGCAGGTCATGGCGGGTCTGCGCCGCCGGGCCGGCGTGCGCTACAGCGTCCTGGTGCCGAACCTGAAGGGACTCGAGGCAGCGCTGCAGCCGGCACGCGACGGATGGCCCGACGAGGTCGTCGTGTTCGGTGCCGCGAGCGAGGCCTTCAGCCAGAAGAACATCAACTGCAGCATCGCCGAATCGATCGAGCGCTTCGCGCCGGTGGTCGCCGCGGCGCGCGAGGCCGGCATCAAGGTGCGAGGCGCGATCTCCTGCGCGCTGGCCTGCCCCTACGAAGGCGAGGTGTCGCCCGACCGCGTCGAGCAGGTGGTGCGTCTGATGCAGGGCATCGGCGTGCAGCACGTCGGTGTGGCCGACACCATCGGCGTCGGCACGCCGCGTCGGGTGCAGGCCGCAATGGAACGCGCGCTGAAGCACTACCCGCTCGCCGAGGTGAGCGGCCATTTCCACGACACCTACGGCCAGGCGCTGGCGAACATCTACGCCTGTCTCGAACTCGGCGTGCACTGCTTCGACGCCAGCGTCGCCGGTCTCGGCGGCTGCCCCTACGCCAAGGGGGCGACCGGCAATGTCGCGACCGAGGACGTGGTGTTCCTGTTGCACGGGCTGGGCATCGAGACCGGCATCGATCTCGACGCTCTGGTGGACACGGCGGCCTTCGTTTCCGGCGTGCTGGGTCGCAAGCCGGTCTCGTGCGTGGCGAACGCGGTGCTGGCAAAGCGCGGTGTGCCGGCATGA
- a CDS encoding MFS transporter produces the protein MAAVLPTSGAAAARPMTAEEKKVIFASSLGTVFEWYDFYLYGSLAAIIAKQFFAGLDAGSAFIFALLAFAAGFIVRPFGAIFFGRLGDMIGRKYTFLVTILIMGLSTFIVGILPNYAAIGVAAPVILIGLRLLQGLALGGEYGGAATYVAEHAPHGKRGAYTSWIQTTATLGLFLSLMVILGTRTLVGEAAFADWGWRVPFLVSIFLLAISVWIRLSMNESPAFKKMKEEGKTSKAPLTESFGQWKNLKIVILALIGLTAGQAVVWYTGQFYALFFLTQSLKVDGATANIMIAISLLIGTPFFIVFGSLSDKIGRKPIILAGCLIAALTFFPLFKALTEAANPDLAAAQAKNKVLVHADPAECSFQFNPTGTVKFTSSCDIAKQVLAAGSVSYDNVAHAAGTPATITIGETVIQSYSSKGLPPDEAKAKDAEFKKSVAETLKAAGYPAKADPAKMNKPLIVGILVILVIYVTMVYGPIAAMLVEMFPTRIRYTSMSLPYHIGNGWFGGLLPTTAFAIVAQTGNMYNGLWYPIIIAGITFVVGLIFVRETKDVDIYAKD, from the coding sequence ATGGCTGCTGTTCTACCCACCTCCGGCGCCGCTGCGGCGCGCCCGATGACCGCGGAGGAGAAGAAGGTCATCTTCGCGTCCTCGCTCGGGACCGTGTTCGAGTGGTACGACTTCTACCTGTACGGATCGCTGGCGGCCATCATCGCCAAGCAGTTCTTCGCGGGGCTGGATGCCGGCTCGGCCTTCATCTTCGCGCTGCTGGCGTTCGCCGCCGGCTTCATCGTGCGACCGTTCGGCGCGATCTTCTTCGGCCGTCTGGGCGACATGATCGGCCGCAAGTACACCTTCCTGGTCACGATCCTGATCATGGGTCTGTCGACCTTCATCGTCGGCATCCTGCCCAACTACGCCGCGATCGGCGTGGCCGCGCCGGTCATCCTGATCGGCCTGCGCCTGCTGCAGGGCCTGGCGCTCGGCGGTGAGTACGGCGGTGCCGCCACCTACGTGGCCGAGCACGCTCCGCACGGCAAGCGCGGCGCCTACACCTCGTGGATCCAGACCACCGCGACGCTGGGCCTGTTCCTGTCGCTGATGGTCATCCTGGGGACCCGCACGCTGGTCGGCGAAGCGGCGTTCGCCGACTGGGGCTGGCGCGTGCCTTTCCTGGTCTCGATCTTCCTGCTCGCGATCAGCGTGTGGATCCGCCTGAGCATGAACGAATCGCCCGCCTTCAAGAAGATGAAGGAGGAGGGCAAGACCTCCAAGGCGCCGCTGACCGAGTCGTTCGGCCAGTGGAAGAACCTGAAGATCGTGATCCTGGCGCTGATCGGCCTGACCGCCGGCCAGGCCGTGGTCTGGTACACCGGTCAGTTCTACGCGCTGTTCTTCCTGACGCAGTCGCTGAAGGTCGACGGTGCCACCGCGAACATCATGATCGCGATCTCGCTGCTGATCGGCACGCCGTTCTTCATCGTCTTCGGCTCGCTGTCGGACAAGATCGGCCGCAAGCCCATCATCCTGGCCGGCTGCCTGATCGCCGCGCTGACCTTCTTCCCGCTGTTCAAGGCGCTCACCGAGGCGGCCAACCCCGACCTCGCCGCCGCGCAGGCGAAGAACAAGGTGCTGGTGCACGCCGACCCGGCCGAGTGCTCGTTCCAGTTCAACCCGACCGGCACCGTCAAGTTCACCAGCTCGTGCGACATCGCCAAGCAGGTCCTGGCCGCCGGCTCGGTGAGCTACGACAACGTGGCGCATGCCGCCGGCACGCCCGCCACCATCACCATCGGCGAGACGGTCATCCAGAGCTACAGCTCCAAGGGCCTCCCGCCCGACGAGGCGAAGGCGAAGGACGCCGAGTTCAAGAAGTCGGTCGCCGAGACCCTGAAGGCCGCCGGCTACCCCGCCAAGGCCGATCCGGCGAAGATGAACAAGCCGCTGATCGTCGGCATCCTGGTGATCCTGGTGATCTACGTCACCATGGTGTACGGGCCGATCGCCGCGATGCTGGTCGAGATGTTCCCGACCCGCATCCGCTACACCTCGATGAGCCTGCCGTACCATATCGGCAACGGCTGGTTCGGCGGCCTGCTGCCCACCACCGCCTTCGCGATCGTGGCCCAGACCGGCAACATGTACAACGGCCTCTGGTACCCGATCATCATCGCCGGCATCACCTTCGTCGTGGGTCTGATCTTCGTCCGCGAGACCAAGGACGTCGACATCTACGCCAAGGACTGA
- a CDS encoding 2-hydroxychromene-2-carboxylate isomerase: MTPITFWFDPISPYAHLAFERLPQALEGCSYVVDYRPVLFAGLLKQWGQLGPAEIGSKRDWTYRQVVWLAHRHGIDLQLPAVHPFNPLPLLRLLVACGRGGLANRHQCETVLRHVWTGGAEVDEPRRLAGLEARLQPARDPRSDAVKQELRANTDAAIARGIFGVPTLEVHRADAAAPRLFWGFDALDMVADCLRGAEGFDQRWRAAVAVEAGVQRPR, from the coding sequence ATGACGCCGATCACCTTCTGGTTCGACCCGATCTCGCCCTACGCCCATCTGGCCTTCGAGCGCCTGCCGCAGGCGCTCGAAGGCTGCAGCTACGTGGTCGACTACCGACCGGTGTTGTTCGCCGGCCTGCTGAAACAGTGGGGCCAGCTCGGCCCGGCCGAGATCGGCTCGAAGCGCGACTGGACCTACCGGCAGGTCGTTTGGCTGGCGCACCGCCACGGGATCGACTTGCAGCTGCCGGCGGTCCATCCGTTCAACCCGTTGCCCTTGCTGCGCCTGCTGGTCGCCTGCGGTCGGGGTGGGCTGGCGAACCGCCATCAGTGTGAGACGGTGCTGCGCCATGTGTGGACCGGTGGCGCGGAGGTCGACGAGCCCCGGCGGCTCGCGGGCCTCGAGGCGCGGCTGCAGCCGGCGCGCGACCCGCGCTCCGACGCCGTGAAGCAGGAACTGCGCGCCAACACCGACGCCGCCATCGCGCGCGGCATCTTCGGCGTGCCGACGCTCGAGGTGCACCGGGCCGACGCGGCGGCGCCGCGCCTGTTCTGGGGTTTCGATGCCCTGGACATGGTGGCCGATTGCCTGCGCGGCGCCGAGGGTTTCGACCAACGCTGGCGTGCGGCGGTCGCCGTAGAGGCCGGGGTTCAGCGACCCCGGTGA
- a CDS encoding YbaK/EbsC family protein: MSDDASLAQRPEGFRRVTQLLAERGHAHAPRWLDVAARTSQEAADALGIALGQIAKSVIFRRRADDVAVLVVTSGDRRVDEKKVAALVGAVGRADADFVKARTGYSIGGVSPIGHASPCVTLIDRELFRFAEVWAAAGHPNGVFALSPQALEQLTAAPVADVVQS; this comes from the coding sequence ATGAGCGACGACGCATCGCTGGCCCAGCGGCCCGAGGGCTTCCGCCGCGTCACGCAACTGCTGGCCGAGCGCGGCCATGCGCACGCGCCGCGCTGGCTGGACGTGGCCGCCCGCACCTCGCAGGAGGCGGCCGACGCGCTGGGCATCGCGCTCGGCCAGATCGCCAAGAGCGTGATCTTCCGGCGTCGAGCCGACGACGTGGCGGTGCTGGTCGTCACGTCGGGTGACCGGCGTGTCGACGAGAAGAAGGTGGCTGCCCTGGTCGGTGCGGTCGGCCGCGCCGACGCCGACTTCGTGAAGGCGCGCACCGGCTACTCGATCGGCGGCGTGTCGCCGATCGGCCATGCCTCGCCCTGCGTCACGCTGATCGACCGCGAGCTGTTCCGCTTTGCCGAGGTGTGGGCGGCGGCCGGCCATCCGAACGGCGTGTTCGCGCTGAGCCCGCAGGCGCTGGAACAGCTGACGGCCGCGCCGGTGGCCGACGTGGTGCAGTCATGA